The Terrirubrum flagellatum nucleotide sequence CGTGGACGAGATCCTCGCCCTCCATGCGATGCAGCTTCGTCGTGATCGACTGCGCCGCCTCAACCTTGCTGACGCCGACCAGTGAGCGGAAGAGATCGAGCGTGTGGATCGCTTGCGTGATCAGCACGCCGCCGCCATCGCGCGCGAACGTGCCGCGGCCGGGCTCATCGTAATAGCTTTGCGGCCGCCACCACGGCACGACCATCGAACCCGCAGCAATGTCGCCGAGCGCGCCCGATGCGATGCGCTCGCGCAGGATCACCGAAGCCGGCCGGAACCTGTGCTGCAGCACGACGCCGAGCTTGCGCCCGGCTTTCTTCGCCGCGTCGACCATGCGCTGGCCGCGCTCGGCCGTGATCTCGATCGGCTTCTCCACCAGCACATGCTTGCCGGCGGCGAGACAGCGTTCCGTCAGTTCGAGATGCGCGTTCGGCGGCGTGAGAACCAGCGCCGCGTCGATCGACCTGTCGGCGATCAGCCCATCGATATCGCTGCTGACCGGCAGCGGAAATTTTGTCGCGAAAGCCTGCGCCCGCGCCTCGCTGCGCGAGGCGGCAGCGACCACATCGACGCGGTCCCTGAGATCGATCAGGCTCTTCGCATGCGGCTCAACCGCGGGGCCGACGCCGATGACGGCGAGACGAAGACGCGCCATGGAAATTCTCAGTTCGCGCGACGATCCGTCGGCAGCCATCCCTCATAGAGCGGATGGCCGGAGCCGATCGGAAACGCCACCGGCTCCGTCGTGCGGGCGGAATGATAGATCGCCGTGATCAGCTCCAGCGAAGCGCGCGCATCGGCCAGCGACACCGGCGGAGCCGATCCGTCGCTTAGCGATTGATGCATGCGCTGGAACTGGCCCACGAAAAATTCGGGCTCCGGCGCAAAACTCTTCAGCGCTACATCGATCTTTGCCTGCGCTTCCGGCGTCGGGCCCGTGAAGGTCCAGGGATCGCGCGAGGGGCGATAGGGATCGAGATTGCTCTCGGCGGTGAGATTGCGGAACACGAAGCGCAGCCGCGAAATCTGGTTCGACGCGCCAAGCGTCGCCGACAGGGTCGCAAGCGAACCATTCGCCATCTCGACCGAGACCGCGGCGCAATCCTCGACCTCGATCGGATTGACCTTCGTCGCGACGCGCGCGAACACGCGCGAAATCGGGCCGTTGATATAGGTCAGCATGTCGTGGGAGTGGATCGCCTGCGTCAGGCAGACGCCGCCCATCTCCGTCGCCCATTTGCCGCGCCAGGGAACCGAATAATACTCAGCGCCACGGAACCATGAGGTCTCGATCGTGGTCAGGAACGCCTGGCCGGCGATCCCCTTGTCGACCAGCAGCTTCAGTTTCTGGAGGCCGTTGCCGAACCGATATTGGAAGATCGGCATGACGCGGCCGGACGACTTCTTTTCTAGCTCGGCGAGCCGGTCGACATCGCGCAGCGAGCCGACGAGCGGCTTCTCGCACACCGCATGCTTGCCGGCAGCCAGCGCCTGCGAGATCAGATCGAAATGTGAATTCGGCGGCGTGCAGATATTGACGATGTCGAGCCCTTCGAGTTTCAGAAGCTCGGGATAATCGGTGAACTGGTTCGGAACGTTGAAGCGCTTGGCGTTCTCGGCGCCGCGCTTCTCGTCGAGATCGCAGATCGCCTTCAGATCGAACAGCTCCGGCAGCTTCGCATAGGCTTCCGCATGCTGCGCGCCGATGCCGAGGCCGACGACGGCGACGCCGAATTTCTTCGTCACGCCTCGCCTCCCACGCGCACAGCTTTCGCTTCCGCCTGCAGAGCAAGCTCCATCGCAAGGAAGCAGTGCTCCTGCGTCATCGCCGTCTCGGTCCGATCAAGCACGTCGGCGATCAGGCGCGGGCCGTAGCTCAACGGCGTTCCCGCGCAGTCGATGTGACGCGTCTCCTTGTTGTCGACGATGAAGAGATGATCGCCGCCCGGCTTGCCAGCGATGTCGATATATTTGCGCAACTCGATATAGCCGTCAGTGCCGAGAATCACGAGGCGACCGTCGCCCCATGTCCCCAGACCTTTCGGCGTGAACCAGTCGACCCTGATATAGCCGGTGCCGCCATCGCCGCGCAGAAGCACCTCGCCGAAATCCTCAAGCTCGGGCGTTTCGGGATTGCCGTGGTTGGCGATGTGCGACGCGACGACTTCGGCCGTCTTCGATCCCGTGAAATGCAGGAACTGATCGCACTGATGTGCGGCGATATCAGCGAGCACGCCGCCATAGCGCTTGCGCTGAAAGAACCAGTCGGGCCTCGGATTGTTGCGCAACGCGTGGGGCCCGAGACCAACCGTCTGCACGACCTTGCCGATCGCGCCCTGAGCCACAAGTTGCGTCGCGCGTTCGGTCGACGCCGTCTCGAAGCGCTCGGAGAAACAAACCGACCAGATGCGCTTGGTCTCCTTCACCGTTTTCTTCACTTCGGCGAGATTCTCGAAGGTGATGAGGCCCGGCTTGTCGACCATGACGTCCTTGCCATGGCGCATGACCTCGATCGCGGTTCCCGCGCGCTCGTCGGGAATCGAGGCGCTGACGACCAGCTGGATCGATTTGTCTTCGAGAATCTCGCGCTTGTCGGCTGCGCGCTTCGCCTGCGGAAACGCTTCGCAATAGGCTTTGGCGAGATCATCCTCGATGGCGTGGACCGCGACCAGTTCGGCGCCGGCGTTCAGCAAGCAGCGGGTCTGGCCATAAATGTGGCTATGGTTCAGCCCGATGGCCGCGAATTTGATCGATCTCTGAGGCATAAGGCTTCAACCCTTAAGGCCGCTCATGGCGACCCCTTTGATGATGAGGCGCTGGAAGAAGAGGAAGAAGAAGAAGATCGGCGCGAGCGCAAGCGTCGACATGGCGAAGAGCTGACCCCATGCCGACGTGCCGGTCGAGTCGACAAATGCGCGCAGGGCGAGCGGCACCGTGTAGTTCGCGATGTCGTTGAGATAGATCAACGGGCCGAAGAAATCATTCCAGGTCCACAGGAACGAGAAGATCGCGGCGGTCGCGAGCACCGGCTTCGACAGGGGCAGGATGATCATCCAGTAGATGCGCCAGGGGCCGCAGCCGTCGATCTTCGCGGCTTCGTCAAGTTCGCGTGGCAGCCCTCGGAAGAACTGCACCATGAGGAAGATGAAGAACGCGTCGACCGCCATGAATTTCGGCACGACGAGCGGCAGGATTGTGTCGACCCAACCGATATTCAGGAACAGCACATATTGCGGGATGAGGGTGACGTGATAGGGCAGCATCAGCGTCATCATCATCAGCGCGAACAGGATGTTGCGGCCGCGGAATTTCAGCCTCGCGAAAGCGTAGGCGGTCAGCGAGCAGGTCATCACATTGCCGATGACGACCAGGATCGCGATCAGGAACGAGTTCCAGTAGAAGCGCGAAAAGCTGACCTGCAGCGCGTTCCAGCCGTTGATGTAATTCTCCGGATTGAGATGATGGGGAATGATCGAGAGATCGGTGAAGATCGCCGATTCCGGCTTGAACGAGCTCGCGACCATCCACAGCAGCGGATAGAGCATGAAGAAGGCGCCCGCCGCGAGCAGCACATGGCGCAGCGCCATTCCCGCTTTCGTCGGCTGTTCGCCAACCAGGCCTGATGAAGCTTCACCGCTCATCTTCGTAGAACACCCAATATTTCGAGGCGAGGAAGCTCAGGCTCGTGAAGAGCGCGATGATGATAAGCAACACCCACGCCAGCGCCGACGCATATCCCATGCGGAAATTCGCGAACGCCTCCTGATAGAGATAGAGCGTATAGAACAGGGTTGAATCGACGGGACCACCCGTGCCGCCGCTGATGATGAAGGCCGGGCTGAAGGCCTTGAAGGCCTCGATCATCTGCAGTACGAAATTGAAGAAGATCACCGGCGCGAGCAGCGGCAGCGTCACGCGCGCGAACTGCTTCCATTTCGTCGCGCCGTCGATCGACGCCGCCTCGTAGAGCTCCTGCGGAATCTGCCTGAGACCTGCGAGGAAAATGATCATCGGCGAGCCGAACTGCCAGACCGCGAGAATGACCAGCGTGTAGAGCGATGTTTCCGGCGTCGAGATCCAGCTCGGACCCTGGACGCCGAAAATGGCGAAGAGCAGCTTGTTCACGACGCCGTCGCCCTGGAAGAGCTGCCG carries:
- a CDS encoding carbohydrate ABC transporter permease, producing the protein MALRHVLLAAGAFFMLYPLLWMVASSFKPESAIFTDLSIIPHHLNPENYINGWNALQVSFSRFYWNSFLIAILVVIGNVMTCSLTAYAFARLKFRGRNILFALMMMTLMLPYHVTLIPQYVLFLNIGWVDTILPLVVPKFMAVDAFFIFLMVQFFRGLPRELDEAAKIDGCGPWRIYWMIILPLSKPVLATAAIFSFLWTWNDFFGPLIYLNDIANYTVPLALRAFVDSTGTSAWGQLFAMSTLALAPIFFFFLFFQRLIIKGVAMSGLKG
- a CDS encoding Gfo/Idh/MocA family oxidoreductase; protein product: MARLRLAVIGVGPAVEPHAKSLIDLRDRVDVVAAASRSEARAQAFATKFPLPVSSDIDGLIADRSIDAALVLTPPNAHLELTERCLAAGKHVLVEKPIEITAERGQRMVDAAKKAGRKLGVVLQHRFRPASVILRERIASGALGDIAAGSMVVPWWRPQSYYDEPGRGTFARDGGGVLITQAIHTLDLFRSLVGVSKVEAAQSITTKLHRMEGEDLVHALVRLGNGAPGLIQATTALYPGSPERIEIIGTKASAALGGGALTITHLNGEKETVEAEGGTGAGANIMDFPHDAHRALIADFLDAIEKDREPRVSGQEALDTQKLIEAILAAAR
- a CDS encoding Gfo/Idh/MocA family oxidoreductase, which translates into the protein MTKKFGVAVVGLGIGAQHAEAYAKLPELFDLKAICDLDEKRGAENAKRFNVPNQFTDYPELLKLEGLDIVNICTPPNSHFDLISQALAAGKHAVCEKPLVGSLRDVDRLAELEKKSSGRVMPIFQYRFGNGLQKLKLLVDKGIAGQAFLTTIETSWFRGAEYYSVPWRGKWATEMGGVCLTQAIHSHDMLTYINGPISRVFARVATKVNPIEVEDCAAVSVEMANGSLATLSATLGASNQISRLRFVFRNLTAESNLDPYRPSRDPWTFTGPTPEAQAKIDVALKSFAPEPEFFVGQFQRMHQSLSDGSAPPVSLADARASLELITAIYHSARTTEPVAFPIGSGHPLYEGWLPTDRRAN
- a CDS encoding Gfo/Idh/MocA family oxidoreductase; this translates as MPQRSIKFAAIGLNHSHIYGQTRCLLNAGAELVAVHAIEDDLAKAYCEAFPQAKRAADKREILEDKSIQLVVSASIPDERAGTAIEVMRHGKDVMVDKPGLITFENLAEVKKTVKETKRIWSVCFSERFETASTERATQLVAQGAIGKVVQTVGLGPHALRNNPRPDWFFQRKRYGGVLADIAAHQCDQFLHFTGSKTAEVVASHIANHGNPETPELEDFGEVLLRGDGGTGYIRVDWFTPKGLGTWGDGRLVILGTDGYIELRKYIDIAGKPGGDHLFIVDNKETRHIDCAGTPLSYGPRLIADVLDRTETAMTQEHCFLAMELALQAEAKAVRVGGEA
- a CDS encoding sugar ABC transporter permease, whose product is MTPWILGFLGFTLGPTLASLYLSFTKFDLLSSPTWVGLDNYRFMFTSDPRFLNALRVTFVYLILEVPLKLAFALAVATMMDKHIRGGDFYRALYYVPSLLGGSVAIAVLWRQLFQGDGVVNKLLFAIFGVQGPSWISTPETSLYTLVILAVWQFGSPMIIFLAGLRQIPQELYEAASIDGATKWKQFARVTLPLLAPVIFFNFVLQMIEAFKAFSPAFIISGGTGGPVDSTLFYTLYLYQEAFANFRMGYASALAWVLLIIIALFTSLSFLASKYWVFYEDER